In the Chroicocephalus ridibundus chromosome 15, bChrRid1.1, whole genome shotgun sequence genome, one interval contains:
- the DIPK1B gene encoding divergent protein kinase domain 1B, with product MRRIRRLVHLVLFCPISKGLQSRLPGIKVKYLLVVWLGIFVGSWVAYMHYSSYSELCRGHVCRMIICDQYKKGIISGSTCKDLCEERSLLFQHCLSSSPTQQVYSGLWREREVIIKCGIEEALKADSHPDSVPRRDVVLFDKPTRGTSMDEFKEMLLNFLKSNLGDQPSLAALVGRIIAMADVNRDGKVSLAEAKSIWALLQLNEFLLMLSLHEKEHTSKLLGHCGDLYVTEKIPHTSLYGVDVPPFLQSLLPSVVHQIIHQWFAPAWPRRAKIAIGLLEFVEEIFHGTYGNFYICETGFKNVGYNDKYDFKMVNLRKVATEMTIRGFLKGRHCEQNVDCTYGKDCTAPCDKLLKQCKSDMVQPNLAKVCGLLQDYLLYGAPLELKEELQKQLRTCMTLSGLASQVEVHHSLVLNNLKTLLWKKISNTKYS from the exons ATGCGGAGGATCCGGCGGCTGGTGCATCTGGTGCTGTTCTGCcccatctccaagggcctgcAG agtCGCCTCCCGGGCATCAAGGTGAAATACCTGCTGGTGGTGTGGCTGGGCATCTTCGTGGGCAGCTGGGTGGCGTACATGCATTACTCCTCCTACTCCGAGCTCTGCCGCGGTCACGTCTGCCGGATGATAATC tgTGACCAGTACAAGAAAGGAATCATTTCTGGCTCCACGTGCAAAGACCTGTGTGAGGAGCGCAGCCTCCTCTTCCAGCactgcctctcctcctctcccacccagcag GTTTACAGTGGGctctggagggagagggaggtgatcATCAAATGCGGCATCGAAGAAGCCTTGAAGGCAGACAGCCACCCAGACTCTGTGCCCAGGAGGGACGTGGTCCTCTTTGACAAACCCACACGAGGGACGTCAATGGATGAGTTCAAAGAAATGCTCCTCAACTTCCTGAAG TCCAACCTGGGAGATCAGCCTTCTCTTGCAGCCTTGGTGGGCCGGATCATCGCCATGGCAGATGTGAACCGGGATGGAAAAGTGTCTTTAGCAGAGGCCAAATCCATCTGGGCGCTACTTCAGCTCAATGAGTTTCTTCTCATGCTCTCCTTGCACGAGAAAGAGCACACCTCCAAACTGCTGGGGCACTGCGGGGACCTCTACGTCACCGAGAAGATCCCCCACACCTCCCTCTACGGAGTGgatgtcccccccttcctccagTCGCTGCTGCCTTCTGTCGTCCACCAAATCATCCACCAGTGGTTTGCACCAGCCTGGCCCCGGCGGGCAAAGATCGCCATCGGCCTTCTGGAGTTCGTGGAGGAGATATTCCACGGCACCTACGGGAACTTCTACATCTGCGAGACTGGCTTTAAGAACGTGGGCTACAACGACAAATACGACTTCAAAATGGTCAACCTGAGGAAGGTGGCGACGGAGATGACAATCAGAGGTTTCCTCAAGGGCCGTCACTGTGAGCAGAATGTGGACTGCACCTACGGGAAGGACTGTACGGCGCCGTGCGACAAACTCCTCAAGCAGTGCAAAAGCGACATGGTGCAGCCCAACCTGGCGAAGGTCTGCGGGTTGCTGCAGGACTACCTGCTGTACGGGGCGCCgctggagctgaaggaggagCTGCAGAAACAGCTCCGCACCTGCATGACCCTCAGCGGCCTGGCCAGCCAGGTGGAAGTGCACCACTCCCTCGTGCTCAACAACCTCAAGACCTTGCTCTGGAAGAAGATTTCAAACACCAAATATTCCTAA
- the MRPS2 gene encoding small ribosomal subunit protein uS2m, which produces MAVPRLLRAAAPRLYSSAPAPAPAARPRAADDKLLSEPLGHPDFFNVKELFSLKDLFDARVHLGHKKGCRHRFMEPYIFGCRLDQDIIDLDQTMQHLQLALNFTAHVAYRKGIILFISRRRQFCHLVESTARECGEYAHTRYWQGGLLTNAHIQFGSGVRLPDLIIFLSSLNNVFEPHVAIRDAAKMNIPTVGVVDTNCNPCLITYPVPGNDDSPTAMELYCKLFRMAIIRAKDKRRQSEVFDELRSNVEGN; this is translated from the exons ATGGCGGTGCCGCGGCTCCTGCGGGCAG cagccccgcggCTCTACAGCAGcgcaccggcaccggccccggccgcccggccccgcg CGGCGGATGACAAGCTGCTCTCCGAGCCTCTCGGCCACCCCGACTTCTTCAACGTGAAGGAGCTCTTCTCCCTGAAAGATCTCTTCGATGCTCGGGTGCACCTGGGGCACAAAAAGGGATGTCGGCATAG gtTCATGGAGCCTTACATCTTCGGCTGCCGCCTGGACCAGGACATCATAGACTTGGATCAGACGATGCAGCATCTCCAGCTGGCTCTCAACTTCACCGCCCACGTCGCCTACCGCAAGGGCATCATCCTCTTCATCAGCCGCAGGCGCCAGTTCTGCCACCTGGTTGAGAGCACGGCGCGGGAGTGCGGGGAGTACGCCCACACCCGATACTGGCAGGGCGGCCTGCTCACCAACGCACACATCCAGTTTGGGTCCGGCGTCCGCCTGCCCGACCTCATCATCTTCCTCAGCAGCCTCAACAACGTCTTTGAGCCCCATGTGGCCATCCGGGATGCTGCCAAGATGAACATCCCAACGGTGGGTGTGGTGGACACAAACTGCAACCCCTGTTTGATCACTTATCCTGTCCCCGGGAACGACGACAGCCCCACCGCCATGGAGCTCTACTGCAAGCTCTTCAGGATGGCCATCATCCGCGCCAAGGACAAGAGGAGGCAGAGTGAGGTCTTTGACGAGCTGCGGAGCAACGTGGAGGGCAATTAG
- the PIERCE1 gene encoding piercer of microtubule wall 1 protein — protein sequence MSRPAAAGSPAPRTSDWYRTSPGLPGRFQQPACFRGYGKPEPHPRYRTTNQTYGSRAPTVHEVPTSFHVTSHAFSNTLAQYGMYRDNGLNTSLEKSHVTGPDNFITAYDHLNFHPSYNPSGPSHC from the exons ATGTcccgcccggcggccgcgggcagccccgctccccgcaccAGCGACTGGTACCGCACCAGCCCCGGGCTGCCCGGCCGTTTCCAGCAGCCAGCCTGCTTCCGCGGCTACGG GAAGCCGGAGCCGCACCCCCGGTACCGGACCACCAACCAGACCTACGGCAGCAGAGCCCCCACGGTGCACGAGGTGCCG ACTTCGTTCCATGTCACCTCGCACGCGTTTTCAAACACTCTGGCACAGTACGGCATGTACAGAGATAACGGGCTGAACACCTCCCTGGAGAAGAGTCACGTCACCGGTCCAGACAACTTCATCACCGCCTATGACCACCTCAACTTCCACCCCAGCTACAACCCAAGCGGCCCGTCGCACTGTTAG